The proteins below come from a single Streptococcus hyointestinalis genomic window:
- a CDS encoding IS30 family transposase: MKNKHLTLSDRNDIQIGIEQLKTFSAIAAKLGKDPSTISKEVRRNKVIKENSSTSNCEACPLLKKAPYVCNACPKKRSNCGYQKQFYYAKRAQLDYEAKLSESRTGVALNKEEFYKMDAIVSSAIQKGQHLNHIIASNELSASRASIYRYLEKGYLSTKPIDFPRVVKFRKRRTRKLQPIPKAAKEGWSYADFQRFLTEKGISYWLEMDTVTGRIGGKVLLTFNLSFCNFIFARLLDNKTANEVAKHLYAIKNALHQKDMSFCELFPVILTDNGGEFARVDDIEMDVRGESKLFFCDPNRSDQKGRIEKNHTLIRDILPKGTSFDNLTQDDINLVCSHVNSVKRASFNGKSAYDLFAFTFGEELATLLGITKIDPENVIQSPRLLNK, from the coding sequence ATGAAAAACAAACACTTAACTCTCTCTGATCGCAATGATATTCAAATAGGAATTGAACAGCTAAAGACCTTTTCGGCTATAGCAGCTAAGTTAGGAAAAGACCCGTCCACAATCTCAAAAGAAGTTCGGAGAAATAAGGTGATAAAAGAGAACTCTAGTACTTCCAATTGTGAGGCCTGTCCTCTTCTCAAAAAGGCTCCCTACGTTTGTAATGCCTGTCCAAAAAAGAGAAGCAACTGCGGATACCAGAAACAGTTCTACTACGCCAAAAGAGCTCAGCTTGACTATGAAGCTAAGCTCTCGGAGTCGAGAACAGGCGTTGCCCTAAACAAGGAAGAATTCTATAAAATGGACGCTATTGTCTCTTCTGCCATCCAAAAGGGACAACACCTCAACCACATCATCGCCTCCAACGAACTTTCGGCATCAAGAGCTTCTATCTACCGATACCTTGAAAAAGGCTATCTGTCCACAAAGCCCATTGATTTCCCCCGTGTCGTAAAATTCAGAAAGCGGAGAACCAGAAAACTCCAACCCATTCCTAAAGCGGCTAAAGAAGGGTGGTCCTACGCGGACTTCCAACGCTTTCTCACAGAGAAAGGAATCAGCTATTGGCTGGAAATGGACACCGTTACTGGACGGATCGGCGGAAAGGTACTTCTCACCTTCAACCTCTCTTTCTGTAACTTTATCTTCGCTCGATTACTTGATAATAAAACAGCCAATGAGGTCGCTAAACACCTCTACGCTATTAAGAATGCCCTGCATCAGAAGGATATGAGCTTCTGCGAACTATTCCCTGTCATTCTGACCGACAATGGTGGTGAATTCGCCAGAGTAGACGACATCGAAATGGATGTTCGTGGTGAATCAAAGCTCTTCTTCTGTGACCCCAATCGTTCGGACCAGAAAGGGAGAATTGAGAAGAATCACACACTTATCAGAGATATTCTTCCTAAAGGAACTAGCTTTGACAACTTGACACAGGATGATATCAACCTGGTTTGTTCTCATGTCAACAGCGTCAAACGAGCTTCTTTCAACGGAAAATCGGCGTATGACCTTTTTGCATTTACTTTCGGTGAGGAATTGGCAACACTTTTGGGGATTACTAAAATTGACCCTGAGAACGTCATCCAATCCCCACGATTACTAAATAAATAA
- the trpS gene encoding tryptophan--tRNA ligase, protein MTKPVILTGDRPTGKLHLGHYVGSLKNRVLLQNEDKYKMFVFLADQQALTDHAKESAVIKESIGNVALDYLSVGLDPEKVTIFIQSQIPELAELTMYYLNLVSVARLERNPTVKTEIAQKGFGESIPSGFLVYPVSQAADITAFKANFVPVGNDQKPMIEQTREVVRTFNHTYKTDVLVEPEGIFPKNEAAGRLPGLDGNAKMSKSLGNGIYLSDDADTVRKKVMSMYTDPNHIRIEDPGQIEGNMVFHYLDIFGREEDQAEIAAMKEHYQRGGLGDVKTKRYLLEILERELSPIRERRLEYAKDMGEVFNMLQKGSEKARETAAQTLSEVKAAMGINYF, encoded by the coding sequence ATGACAAAACCAGTTATTTTGACAGGCGATCGCCCAACAGGAAAATTGCATTTGGGACACTATGTAGGAAGCTTAAAAAATCGTGTGCTTCTACAAAATGAAGATAAATACAAGATGTTTGTCTTTTTAGCAGACCAGCAAGCCCTAACAGACCACGCCAAAGAATCAGCTGTTATCAAAGAGTCTATTGGAAATGTCGCTCTAGACTATCTGTCTGTAGGTCTTGACCCAGAGAAGGTGACCATTTTCATTCAGAGCCAGATTCCAGAGCTAGCAGAGTTGACCATGTACTACCTCAATCTCGTTTCTGTAGCGAGACTGGAGCGCAATCCAACGGTTAAAACAGAGATTGCTCAAAAAGGATTTGGCGAGTCTATCCCGTCTGGTTTTTTGGTCTATCCTGTGTCACAGGCAGCGGATATCACAGCCTTTAAAGCGAATTTTGTCCCAGTTGGTAATGACCAAAAACCCATGATTGAGCAAACACGTGAAGTGGTGCGCACCTTTAATCACACCTATAAAACAGATGTCTTGGTAGAGCCTGAAGGAATCTTTCCGAAAAATGAAGCTGCTGGACGTCTTCCAGGGCTTGATGGCAATGCCAAAATGTCAAAATCTCTAGGAAATGGGATTTACCTCTCAGATGATGCGGATACCGTTCGTAAAAAAGTCATGTCTATGTACACTGACCCCAATCACATTCGTATCGAAGATCCAGGGCAAATCGAAGGAAACATGGTCTTTCACTACCTTGACATCTTTGGACGTGAGGAAGACCAGGCAGAAATTGCAGCCATGAAAGAGCACTACCAACGTGGTGGACTTGGTGATGTCAAGACCAAACGCTATCTTCTTGAGATTTTGGAGCGTGAGTTAAGTCCTATCCGTGAGCGTCGCCTAGAATATGCCAAAGACATGGGCGAAGTGTTCAACATGCTGCAAAAAGGAAGTGAAAAAGCACGTGAGACAGCAGCGCAAACCCTATCTGAAGTCAAAGCTGCCATGGGGATCAATTATTTCTAA